Proteins encoded by one window of Emticicia oligotrophica DSM 17448:
- the mog gene encoding molybdopterin adenylyltransferase, whose protein sequence is MIKIGVINVSDRASAGIYEDIPGKAVVETLKEYLVSDFETVYKVIPDEQDLISKTLIEMADEHGCCLIVTTGGTGPAPRDVTPEATEAVCQKMMPGFGELMRQESLKYVPTAILSRQTAGIRNKSLIVNLPGKPKAIRQCLDAVFPAIPYCIDLIEGPYLVCNQEVMKEFRPKA, encoded by the coding sequence ATGATAAAAATAGGTGTAATTAATGTTTCTGACCGTGCAAGTGCGGGTATTTATGAAGATATTCCAGGAAAAGCAGTGGTAGAAACCCTAAAAGAATATTTAGTTTCTGATTTTGAAACCGTTTACAAGGTAATACCTGACGAGCAAGATTTAATTTCTAAAACCCTCATTGAAATGGCCGATGAGCACGGCTGCTGCTTGATAGTAACCACTGGAGGTACTGGCCCTGCCCCTCGCGATGTTACACCTGAGGCAACCGAAGCGGTGTGCCAGAAAATGATGCCTGGTTTTGGCGAATTAATGCGTCAAGAAAGCCTTAAGTATGTTCCAACTGCCATTCTTTCACGCCAAACTGCTGGAATTAGAAATAAATCGTTAATTGTAAACCTACCGGGTAAACCTAAAGCGATACGTCAATGTCTCGATGCGGTTTTCCCTGCTATTCCTTATTGTATTGATTTAATAGAAGGGCCTTATTTGGTGTGTAATCAAGAAGTGATGAAAGAATTTAGACCTAAAGCTTAG
- a CDS encoding NifU family protein: MLQRQVMIYTELSPNPNSMKFVLNFELAPEGLSFDYPTIASTAEESKASPLAGDLFQFPFIRRIFIASNFITITKDDETEWEDVVYDIKKFLKIFFEQNNLVFAQKTIDKNTLIVDANDTAVIAKIKSTLDQYVRPAVESDGGAINFASFDEISGQVKVYLQGSCSGCPSSTITLKDGIERLLKTMVPEVKEVVAEGI; this comes from the coding sequence ATGTTGCAAAGACAAGTAATGATTTATACTGAGCTAAGTCCGAATCCAAATTCGATGAAATTTGTATTGAACTTCGAACTTGCTCCCGAAGGACTTTCATTTGATTATCCAACAATCGCCTCAACTGCCGAAGAATCTAAGGCTTCTCCATTGGCAGGCGATTTATTTCAATTTCCATTCATTCGCCGTATTTTCATCGCCTCAAATTTCATTACAATCACTAAAGATGATGAAACAGAATGGGAAGATGTGGTTTATGATATTAAGAAATTCTTGAAGATTTTCTTCGAGCAAAACAATTTAGTATTTGCTCAAAAAACTATTGATAAAAACACGCTTATTGTTGATGCAAATGATACGGCAGTAATAGCTAAAATAAAATCTACGCTCGACCAATACGTTCGTCCTGCGGTAGAATCAGATGGTGGAGCCATTAATTTTGCTTCATTTGATGAAATTTCAGGCCAAGTAAAGGTTTATCTTCAAGGCTCTTGTAGTGGTTGCCCTTCATCAACAATTACACTTAAAGATGGTATCGAGCGTTTATTAAAAACAATGGTCCCTGAAGTGAAAGAAGTAGTAGCTGAAGGAATCTAA
- the rpmA gene encoding 50S ribosomal protein L27 has product MAHKKGVGSSKNGRESESKRLGVKLFGGQTAIAGNIIVRQRGTRHNAGANVGIGRDHTLFALTDGVVEFKKGRDGKSFVSVVAEA; this is encoded by the coding sequence ATGGCACACAAAAAAGGTGTAGGTTCGTCGAAAAACGGTCGCGAATCAGAAAGTAAACGCTTAGGCGTTAAATTGTTCGGTGGTCAAACAGCAATCGCTGGAAATATCATCGTACGTCAACGTGGTACAAGACACAATGCAGGTGCAAACGTAGGTATCGGTCGTGACCATACTTTATTTGCATTGACAGATGGTGTTGTTGAGTTCAAAAAAGGACGTGACGGCAAATCATTTGTAAGCGTTGTAGCAGAAGCTTAA
- the rplU gene encoding 50S ribosomal protein L21, which produces MYAIVEIAGQQFKVEKGRTLYTHRLEGDVNAALVFDKVLLVDNSGAVSVGTPTVSGASVKATILEHLKGEKVIVFKKKRRKGYVKKNGHRQYLTKIQIDEIVG; this is translated from the coding sequence ATGTACGCAATCGTAGAAATCGCAGGGCAGCAATTTAAAGTAGAAAAGGGTCGCACACTCTATACACATAGATTAGAAGGTGATGTGAACGCTGCACTTGTATTCGACAAGGTTCTTCTTGTTGACAACAGCGGAGCAGTATCAGTAGGTACTCCGACTGTTAGTGGTGCTTCAGTAAAAGCAACCATCTTAGAGCACTTGAAAGGCGAAAAAGTAATCGTTTTCAAGAAAAAGCGTCGTAAAGGATATGTTAAGAAGAACGGTCACCGTCAGTATTTGACTAAAATTCAAATCGACGAAATCGTTGGATAA
- a CDS encoding CBS domain-containing protein yields the protein MKIRQILQGKKINALFSVTSSTTVYDALVEMADKNIGAVLVIDEGKLSGIFSERDYARKIVLKGRHSDDTPVSDVMTANVITVEMEDKLEMAMQIMSEKHIRHLPVMENAILVGIISINDVVSSIIQEQKSQIASLQGYISGNYA from the coding sequence ATGAAAATCCGTCAAATTTTACAAGGTAAGAAGATTAACGCTCTTTTTTCAGTAACTTCAAGTACAACAGTATATGATGCGTTGGTTGAGATGGCCGATAAGAACATTGGAGCCGTATTGGTCATTGATGAGGGTAAGTTATCGGGTATATTTTCAGAGCGTGATTATGCTCGGAAAATTGTATTGAAGGGTCGTCATTCAGATGATACACCAGTGAGTGATGTAATGACAGCTAATGTGATTACGGTTGAAATGGAGGATAAACTTGAAATGGCCATGCAGATAATGTCTGAAAAACACATTCGTCACCTTCCAGTAATGGAGAATGCCATTTTAGTAGGAATCATTTCTATCAACGATGTTGTTTCTTCGATTATTCAAGAGCAAAAATCTCAAATAGCTTCTTTACAAGGCTATATTTCAGGTAATTATGCATAA
- a CDS encoding HNH endonuclease codes for MEEVKKKPIPPLRATIRFSSYPNEIWKEFKPKGAKRRYMASNLGRIASFYKDLHEDGYILKPSKGNPTSGLRLALKVYFVGDKIGVKGKPISESKNLSFPVHNIIAELFLGPPGEDDEQVIHLDHDKYNNEVSNLKWASKEEAWAHFKKSEHYTPVQKGQKLTIDRVRLIKRKILEGKTKQSLLAKQFGLSEMGIYRIKTGKLWRHVTV; via the coding sequence ATGGAAGAAGTTAAAAAGAAGCCAATCCCTCCTTTGAGAGCAACAATTCGGTTTAGTTCTTATCCGAATGAAATTTGGAAGGAATTCAAGCCAAAGGGGGCAAAACGCCGCTATATGGCCTCAAACTTAGGCAGAATAGCCTCGTTTTACAAAGATTTACACGAAGATGGTTACATCTTAAAACCCAGCAAAGGAAACCCAACAAGTGGCTTGCGTTTAGCATTAAAAGTGTATTTTGTTGGTGATAAAATTGGAGTGAAAGGTAAACCGATTAGTGAATCTAAAAATTTGTCATTCCCGGTTCATAACATTATCGCTGAATTATTTTTAGGTCCTCCAGGAGAAGATGATGAGCAAGTAATCCACCTCGACCACGACAAGTATAACAACGAAGTAAGCAACTTAAAATGGGCTTCTAAGGAAGAAGCTTGGGCTCATTTCAAGAAAAGTGAGCACTACACACCTGTCCAAAAAGGCCAGAAGCTAACTATCGACAGGGTTCGTCTTATTAAAAGAAAAATATTAGAAGGTAAAACTAAGCAATCGCTTCTTGCTAAGCAATTTGGTTTATCAGAAATGGGTATTTATCGCATAAAGACCGGTAAACTGTGGCGACACGTAACTGTTTAA
- a CDS encoding UDP-N-acetylmuramate--L-alanine ligase codes for MSKKIHFIAIGGAVMHNLALALHKKGYQVTGSDDEINDPSKSRLAAVGILPAELGWFPEKITADLDAVILGMHAFADNPELAKAQELGLKIYSFPEYIYEQSQNKQRVVIAGSHGKTSITSIILHVLKYYNRKFDYLVGAQIEGFDVMVQLSDDAPVIIIEGDEYPESKIHLKSKFLFYHPHICLLSGIAWDHFNIFTTFDSYVHTFEELADGLPKAGSIVYDETDDIVKVIGEKDRLDVSKFPYKAHPYKVENGKCILLTKEGEVALQIFGEHNMKNLNGAKIILDRLGITDEEFYQAIQHFSGASKRLEKLGENANTLIYRDFAHAPSKLEATTKATKSLFPNRRLVACYELHTFSSLNKDFLPQYEGKMDSADTAIVFYTPHTLEMRRLPMITPDDIKKSFGDDNLMVFTDAQQLKDFLMSQNWFQTNLLMMSSGTFGGIDLAQLGQGILAKEVIEEFPKVKVISEPKEDNSWSGLLSTFKKVFEG; via the coding sequence ATGTCGAAAAAAATACATTTCATAGCTATTGGTGGTGCTGTTATGCACAATCTTGCCCTTGCTTTACACAAAAAAGGGTATCAAGTTACTGGTTCTGATGATGAAATCAACGACCCCTCAAAAAGTCGCTTGGCAGCTGTAGGTATTCTTCCTGCTGAATTGGGCTGGTTTCCTGAAAAAATCACGGCCGATTTAGATGCAGTCATTTTAGGAATGCACGCTTTTGCTGATAACCCTGAACTGGCCAAGGCTCAAGAACTAGGACTAAAAATATATTCTTTCCCAGAGTATATCTACGAACAAAGTCAAAACAAACAACGTGTAGTAATTGCTGGTAGCCACGGAAAAACCAGTATTACCAGTATAATTTTGCACGTATTAAAATATTACAATCGTAAATTCGATTATCTAGTAGGTGCACAGATAGAAGGATTCGATGTGATGGTACAACTAAGCGATGACGCTCCAGTGATTATCATTGAAGGTGATGAATACCCAGAATCAAAAATTCATCTTAAATCGAAATTCTTATTCTATCACCCACATATTTGCCTACTCAGTGGTATCGCATGGGACCACTTCAATATCTTCACTACTTTTGATAGCTACGTACATACATTCGAAGAATTAGCCGATGGACTTCCTAAGGCTGGAAGTATCGTGTATGATGAGACTGATGATATTGTAAAAGTAATTGGCGAAAAAGACCGATTAGATGTATCGAAGTTTCCTTACAAAGCACATCCTTACAAAGTTGAAAATGGAAAGTGCATTTTGTTAACAAAAGAAGGAGAAGTAGCACTACAAATTTTTGGTGAACACAATATGAAAAACCTCAACGGTGCTAAGATTATTCTTGACCGTTTAGGCATCACCGATGAAGAGTTCTATCAGGCAATCCAACATTTTTCTGGAGCTTCAAAACGCTTAGAGAAATTAGGCGAAAACGCCAATACACTTATCTATCGCGACTTCGCTCATGCCCCTTCAAAGCTTGAAGCCACTACCAAAGCAACTAAATCTTTATTCCCTAATCGCCGATTAGTAGCATGTTATGAGCTACATACTTTCAGTAGCTTGAATAAAGATTTCTTGCCACAATATGAAGGAAAAATGGATAGTGCCGATACGGCTATCGTATTTTATACTCCTCACACCTTAGAAATGAGACGTTTACCGATGATTACACCAGATGATATTAAAAAGTCTTTTGGTGATGACAATCTAATGGTATTTACTGATGCTCAACAACTAAAAGATTTCTTAATGAGCCAAAACTGGTTCCAAACTAATCTACTCATGATGTCATCAGGCACATTTGGAGGAATTGATTTGGCCCAATTAGGTCAAGGTATATTAGCTAAAGAGGTTATCGAAGAATTTCCGAAAGTAAAAGTGATATCTGAGCCTAAAGAGGATAATTCATGGTCGGGCTTGCTTTCTACTTTCAAAAAGGTTTTTGAAGGTTAA
- a CDS encoding decarboxylase, with amino-acid sequence MKRYIDLIEQTFEFPTREFGVDENHTLLFNNVRLTDIIKEYGTPLKITYLPKIAEHIDNARLLFRNAMKKYNYKGSYTYCYCTKSSHFRFIIETALKNNVHLETSSSFDMDIIRALYEEEKINKNTYIICNGYKRPRYLEEISALHNDGFVNCIPILDNLKEIDYYLEHSKAEAVNLGIRIATDEEPNFAFYTSRLGVRYNDVNSLYLEKIKPNPRFKLKMLHFFINAGIKDNAYYWSELTRFMFKYCEMKKLCPELDSIDIGGGLPIQTSLVFNYDYQAMIDEIIENIQWICNKNNVPVPHIFTEFGSYTVGESGAVIYKVIDKKQQNDRELWYMIDGSFITQLPDSWGIGQKYIMMPVNNWDSPYEKVNLGGLTCDSADFYNTEAHSEDLYLPIFDIDNEDQYIGFFHTGAYQESLGGYGGIQHCLIPAPQHVLVNLDDEGNIITELFSPEQDSDSMMKILGFKDKKSEPAKITTPAKKAKKNAEEMVEEAAS; translated from the coding sequence ATGAAACGTTACATAGACCTTATCGAGCAAACTTTTGAGTTTCCGACACGTGAGTTTGGTGTTGATGAAAACCATACTTTGTTATTTAATAATGTTCGCTTAACCGATATTATTAAAGAGTATGGTACACCTCTGAAAATTACGTACTTGCCAAAGATAGCAGAACATATTGATAATGCAAGGCTACTTTTCAGAAATGCCATGAAAAAGTATAATTACAAAGGAAGTTATACTTATTGTTATTGCACGAAATCGTCGCATTTTCGTTTCATTATCGAAACTGCCCTCAAGAATAATGTTCACCTCGAAACCTCTTCTTCTTTCGATATGGACATTATCAGAGCCTTGTATGAGGAAGAAAAAATTAATAAGAATACATACATTATTTGTAATGGCTATAAACGCCCGAGGTATTTGGAAGAAATTTCGGCTTTGCACAATGATGGTTTTGTAAACTGTATTCCGATTTTAGATAATCTTAAGGAAATTGATTATTATTTAGAGCACTCGAAAGCAGAAGCGGTGAATTTAGGTATCAGAATTGCTACCGATGAAGAACCGAACTTTGCATTTTACACTTCTCGTTTGGGTGTTCGCTATAACGATGTCAATAGCTTATATTTGGAAAAAATTAAGCCAAATCCGAGATTTAAACTTAAAATGCTTCATTTCTTTATCAACGCAGGTATTAAAGATAATGCCTATTATTGGTCAGAATTGACACGCTTTATGTTTAAATACTGCGAAATGAAAAAGCTTTGCCCTGAACTTGATTCTATTGATATTGGTGGCGGTTTACCGATTCAAACTTCGCTTGTATTCAATTATGATTATCAGGCGATGATTGATGAAATTATTGAAAATATCCAGTGGATTTGTAATAAAAATAACGTTCCAGTACCACATATTTTTACCGAATTTGGTAGCTATACAGTGGGTGAGAGTGGGGCAGTTATTTATAAAGTAATTGATAAAAAACAACAAAACGACCGTGAGCTTTGGTACATGATTGATGGTTCGTTTATTACTCAATTACCAGATTCGTGGGGGATTGGTCAAAAGTATATCATGATGCCAGTAAATAACTGGGATAGTCCGTACGAAAAAGTAAATCTTGGTGGATTAACCTGCGATTCGGCCGATTTTTATAATACAGAGGCTCATTCGGAAGATTTATATTTGCCAATTTTTGACATTGATAACGAAGACCAGTATATTGGATTCTTCCATACGGGTGCTTACCAAGAATCATTGGGGGGCTACGGTGGTATTCAGCACTGTTTAATTCCAGCTCCGCAACACGTATTGGTAAACTTAGATGATGAAGGTAATATTATTACGGAATTATTTTCGCCTGAGCAAGACAGCGATTCGATGATGAAAATATTGGGCTTTAAAGATAAAAAGAGTGAGCCTGCAAAAATTACTACTCCAGCCAAAAAAGCTAAGAAAAATGCGGAAGAGATGGTAGAAGAAGCTGCTTCGTAA
- a CDS encoding D-glycero-alpha-D-manno-heptose-1,7-bisphosphate 7-phosphatase: MKKCIFLDRDGVLNEEQHDYVSRREDFVIREGVIEGLSLLKKAGYMLIVVTNQAGIAKGLYTENLVRDFHEILQAECGGIIDDLYFAKHHPNYTSNSLLRKPDSLMLEKAMAKYQIDSTQSFMIGDAERDVKAGKKAGVKTIHITGGKETTDLADWQFGSLLEASRFITTLA, from the coding sequence ATGAAAAAGTGTATTTTCCTTGACCGAGATGGTGTATTAAATGAAGAGCAACACGACTACGTTAGTCGAAGGGAAGATTTCGTAATTCGCGAAGGAGTTATAGAAGGTCTCTCGCTACTAAAAAAAGCAGGATACATGCTTATCGTTGTAACCAATCAAGCGGGCATAGCTAAAGGTCTATATACCGAAAATCTAGTACGAGATTTTCATGAAATACTACAAGCAGAATGCGGTGGCATTATTGACGATCTATACTTTGCCAAACACCATCCTAATTACACCTCAAATTCTCTTTTACGTAAACCTGATTCGCTCATGCTTGAAAAGGCAATGGCTAAATATCAAATTGACTCTACACAATCTTTTATGATTGGTGATGCCGAGCGTGATGTAAAAGCAGGAAAAAAAGCTGGTGTAAAAACCATACATATTACGGGAGGGAAGGAAACAACAGACTTAGCTGACTGGCAATTTGGCAGTCTGCTAGAAGCTTCACGTTTCATCACAACCCTTGCTTAA
- a CDS encoding sterol desaturase family protein, giving the protein MESIINYFATIPSTHRSAILIGGIAFFWMAEYAIPLFNFKYNKFKHARINIFFTLTTIIINFALAIILLKSAEWAVNNHFGILQWLPTMPLWAFTIVGLLLLDLIGAWFVHWTEHKVKWMWKFHLVHHSDTNVDTTSANRHHPGESVFRFIFTTAGIVIAGAPMWMVFMYQAISVLLSQFNHANIVIPKWLDNAISWVIVSPDMHKVHHHYVQPYTDSNYGNIFSIWDRLFGTYMTLDRDKIIYGIDTHMKPEENDRLGSLLKIPFEPYRQPVGE; this is encoded by the coding sequence ATGGAATCAATAATCAATTATTTTGCCACAATCCCTTCAACGCACCGAAGTGCGATTTTGATTGGTGGTATTGCTTTCTTTTGGATGGCAGAGTATGCTATTCCACTCTTTAATTTTAAGTACAATAAGTTTAAGCACGCAAGAATCAATATTTTCTTTACGCTGACAACGATTATTATCAATTTCGCATTAGCTATTATCTTGCTTAAATCGGCTGAATGGGCGGTAAATAATCATTTTGGTATTCTGCAATGGTTGCCAACAATGCCATTATGGGCATTTACAATTGTTGGTTTATTACTACTTGATTTGATTGGAGCATGGTTTGTACATTGGACAGAGCACAAGGTAAAATGGATGTGGAAATTCCATTTGGTTCATCATTCAGATACAAATGTAGATACAACTTCTGCCAACCGTCATCATCCTGGTGAGAGTGTTTTCAGGTTTATTTTTACAACCGCAGGAATTGTTATTGCGGGAGCTCCGATGTGGATGGTATTTATGTATCAAGCTATTTCGGTGCTGCTTTCACAATTTAATCATGCTAATATTGTCATTCCAAAATGGCTTGATAATGCCATTAGCTGGGTAATTGTTTCGCCAGATATGCACAAAGTACACCATCATTATGTGCAACCATATACTGATTCAAACTACGGAAATATTTTTTCCATTTGGGATAGACTTTTTGGTACATACATGACACTCGACCGTGATAAAATTATCTATGGCATTGATACACACATGAAACCCGAAGAGAACGACCGATTGGGTAGTTTACTTAAAATTCCATTTGAACCTTATAGACAACCAGTAGGAGAATAA
- a CDS encoding AAA domain-containing protein — protein MDYFKNLLDLLKTEREEDHRQYQQLTEQTSAAERRANGITWYPIAIRGSEIGRGDYLTVEVERTTHQDISHQLRAGIPAVLFGNHDPQKDRVEGTISFLNGNRLKITLKTDELPDFSRDGKLGIDLLFDDNSYEEMQSALKYAQEMANKPEGNLVKILTGEKKPTFRTDLHPISVPKLNDSQNNALNKIISANELAIVHGPPGTGKTTTLVQTIKTIIKQENAKTPILVVAPSNTAVDLLSEKLSEEGLNVLRIGNPARVSERLMALTLDNKMTDHQLMKNAKTLKKQANEYRNMAHKYKRSFGKAERDQRKLLFDEAHKIMKEVGNIEQYVIDDVVTKTQIITATLVGANHYTIRNLSFHTVIIDEAGQALEPACWIPILKAQKVIFAGDHCQLPPTIKSNEAAKNGLNTTLLEKCVALHPEAVTLLEEQYRMNEQIMAHSSKVFYNNQLKAHASVAKQTLFVDEKPLHFIDTAGCSFDEKLEGTSSTNPDEAAFLVKHLNGFVEELKKKFSTANFPSIAVISPYKQQISILKEQVEHAPELKEVLNNISVNTIDSFQGQERDIVYISLTRSNAEGAIGFLSDIRRMNVAMTRARKKLIVIGDSATLSSSNFYEEFISYTQEIEAYQSAWEWM, from the coding sequence ATGGATTATTTTAAAAATTTACTCGACTTACTCAAAACCGAGCGAGAAGAAGACCACCGTCAATATCAACAACTTACCGAACAAACTTCTGCAGCCGAACGCCGTGCCAACGGAATTACGTGGTATCCGATTGCTATTAGGGGCTCAGAAATTGGCCGTGGCGATTACCTCACTGTTGAAGTAGAACGAACCACTCACCAAGATATTTCGCATCAACTACGTGCAGGTATACCCGCAGTTTTATTTGGCAATCACGACCCACAAAAAGACCGTGTAGAAGGAACCATTTCTTTTTTAAATGGAAATCGATTAAAAATAACGCTTAAAACTGATGAATTGCCCGATTTTTCCCGCGATGGCAAACTTGGAATCGACTTGCTTTTTGATGATAATAGTTACGAAGAAATGCAGTCGGCATTGAAGTATGCTCAGGAAATGGCTAATAAACCAGAAGGGAATTTAGTAAAGATTCTAACTGGCGAAAAAAAGCCAACTTTCAGAACTGATTTGCACCCAATATCGGTTCCGAAACTCAATGATTCACAAAATAATGCTTTAAATAAAATCATATCAGCCAATGAATTGGCGATTGTTCATGGCCCTCCAGGGACTGGAAAAACCACTACTTTAGTACAAACAATCAAGACAATTATTAAGCAAGAAAACGCCAAAACACCAATCTTGGTGGTAGCTCCGAGCAATACCGCGGTTGATTTATTGAGCGAAAAACTATCAGAAGAAGGACTAAATGTCTTGCGTATTGGTAATCCAGCACGTGTAAGTGAGCGTTTGATGGCACTCACACTAGATAACAAAATGACAGATCATCAACTTATGAAAAACGCTAAAACGCTTAAAAAGCAAGCCAATGAATATCGTAATATGGCACATAAATACAAGCGAAGTTTTGGCAAAGCGGAAAGGGATCAACGCAAACTACTATTCGATGAGGCTCACAAAATCATGAAAGAGGTGGGTAATATTGAACAGTACGTCATTGATGATGTTGTCACCAAAACTCAAATCATTACTGCCACTTTGGTGGGAGCTAATCATTATACGATTCGTAATCTTAGCTTTCACACAGTAATTATTGATGAAGCAGGGCAAGCTTTAGAACCTGCTTGCTGGATTCCGATTTTAAAGGCTCAAAAAGTTATTTTTGCAGGCGACCATTGCCAACTACCACCGACCATTAAATCAAATGAGGCAGCTAAAAATGGGCTCAATACTACTCTTCTAGAAAAATGTGTTGCCCTTCACCCCGAAGCCGTAACACTTTTAGAAGAGCAATACCGAATGAATGAGCAAATTATGGCACATTCGTCAAAGGTCTTCTATAATAATCAATTGAAAGCCCATGCCTCAGTAGCGAAACAAACATTGTTTGTCGATGAAAAGCCTCTCCATTTTATAGATACTGCTGGCTGTAGTTTTGATGAAAAATTGGAAGGAACAAGTTCAACGAACCCTGATGAAGCAGCATTTTTGGTCAAACATCTAAATGGTTTTGTAGAAGAATTGAAGAAAAAATTTAGCACTGCTAATTTTCCAAGTATTGCTGTTATTTCTCCTTATAAACAACAAATTTCCATTCTAAAAGAACAAGTAGAACATGCTCCCGAATTAAAGGAGGTTTTGAATAATATATCGGTCAATACAATTGATAGTTTCCAAGGCCAAGAGCGAGATATTGTTTATATAAGCCTTACCCGTAGCAATGCTGAAGGGGCAATCGGTTTCTTATCAGATATACGCCGCATGAATGTAGCCATGACTCGTGCTAGAAAAAAACTAATTGTCATTGGCGATAGTGCTACGCTTTCAAGCTCAAATTTTTATGAAGAATTTATTTCCTATACCCAAGAAATAGAAGCTTATCAAAGTGCTTGGGAATGGATGTAA
- a CDS encoding lipid II flippase family protein, translating to MLSQNNIFEVCLLTMIIHFIGIISLSARIVGIRTKKLASSFSIFNIIILISQFSSSIQSPLLAKSIESQIINGLPPNNITFRLIIFSATIGSCLGILAFPTGHRFMAKGVDSLYYHKSIFKVLMKSIRSSTLTHFRKSLTIPRIENLIRLRHYKDISVKMILLNILVNGFITVSVLSCLYAGFLNPNLRTTALSLNGISVGVGVVGMLLFVEPYNATLTDKVLDGSVSEAFFRKFLTFVVIARMIGTIAAQFLLIPLAQLIIKIAEII from the coding sequence ATGCTTTCTCAAAATAACATTTTTGAGGTTTGTCTACTGACGATGATTATTCATTTCATCGGTATAATAAGCCTTTCAGCCCGAATTGTAGGAATAAGAACTAAGAAATTAGCTTCTTCTTTTTCAATATTCAATATTATCATTTTAATCTCTCAATTTTCAAGTTCTATTCAATCTCCACTACTGGCAAAATCCATTGAGAGTCAAATCATTAATGGTTTACCTCCAAACAATATTACATTCAGACTTATTATTTTTTCGGCAACAATTGGTTCTTGTTTAGGCATATTGGCGTTTCCTACTGGACATAGATTTATGGCGAAAGGAGTTGATTCATTATATTACCATAAGTCTATTTTTAAGGTTTTAATGAAATCTATCCGAAGTTCTACCCTAACACATTTCAGAAAAAGTCTTACTATACCAAGAATTGAAAATCTAATTCGTCTGAGACATTATAAAGATATTTCGGTAAAGATGATTTTACTAAATATTCTTGTAAACGGTTTTATTACTGTAAGTGTATTATCATGTTTATATGCTGGATTTCTAAATCCCAACTTAAGAACAACAGCCCTTTCTCTCAATGGTATAAGTGTTGGAGTTGGAGTAGTTGGCATGTTACTTTTTGTTGAACCTTATAATGCAACTTTAACAGATAAAGTACTCGATGGCTCAGTTTCTGAAGCATTTTTTCGAAAATTTTTAACTTTTGTTGTTATTGCACGTATGATAGGTACAATTGCTGCTCAGTTTCTACTTATACCTTTAGCACAATTAATTATTAAAATTGCGGAGATTATTTGA